The following coding sequences lie in one Globicephala melas chromosome 15, mGloMel1.2, whole genome shotgun sequence genomic window:
- the LOC115844482 gene encoding meiotic recombination protein SPO11 isoform X2, giving the protein MAFAPRGPEASFFQVLDQHRASLLAALRKGGGEPAGGGTRLATRFEDSVGLHMVSHCTTRKIKSDSPKSVKTFALILKILSMIYKLVQSNTYATKRDIYYTDSQLFGNQTVVDNIINDISCMLKVPRRSLHILSTSKGLIAGDLRYIEEDGTKVNCACATAVAVPSNIQGIQNLITDAKFLLIVEKDATFQRLLDDSFCTKMSPCIMVTGKGVPDLNTRLLVKKLWDTFHIPIFTLVDADPHGIEIMCIYKYGSMAMSFEAHNLTVPAIRWLGLLPSDIKRLNIPKGTLIPLTKQDQMKLDSVLKRPYITCQPFWRKEMEIMADSKMKAEIQALTFLSSDYLSRVYLPNKLKFGGWI; this is encoded by the exons ATGGCCTTTGCACCCAGAGGTCCTGAGGCCTCGTTCTTCCAGGTTTTGGaccagcacagggcttccctgctggccgCCCTGAGGAAAGGCGGCGGGGAGCCCGCTGGCGGGGGGACGCGCCTGGCCACTAG GTTTGAAGATTCTGTGGGTCTTcacatggtatctcattgtacCACAAGAAAAATCAAAAGTGATTCACCAAAATCAGTTAAAACTTTTG CGctaattcttaaaatattgtcCATGATTTATAAATTAGTACAGAGCAACACTTACGCAACCAAACG agACATATATTACACCGACAGCCAACTCTTTGGTAACCAGACTGTTGTGGACAATATTATCAATGATATTTCCTGTATGTTAAAAGTGCCAAGGAGAAGTCTGCATATA ttatctACATCAAAAGGTTTAATTGCTGGCGATTTAAGGTATATCGAGGAAGACGGCACCAAGGTGAATTGTGCATGTGCAACA GCTGTTGCTGTGCCATCTAATATTCAAGGAATTCAGA ATTTAATTACAGATGCAAAATTTCTATTAATTGTAGAAAAAGATGCGACATTTCAGCGGCTCCTAGATGACAGTTTTTGCACCAAAATGTCTCCGTGCATCATGGTTACG GGAAAGGGAGTACCTGATCTGAACACAAGACTTTTAGTCAAGAAGCTGTGGGATACATTTCACATTCCTATTTTCACTCTTGTAGATGCTGATCCACATG GCATAGAAATAATGTGTATCTATAAGTATGGATCTATG GCTATGTCTTTTGAAGCCCATAATCTCACAGTTCCAGCTATTAGATGGCTTGGTCTCCTCCCTTCTGATATCAAAAG attaaaTATACCTAAAGGTACTTTAATTCCACTGACTAAACAGGACCAAATGAAACTTGACAGTGTCCTGAAGAGACCTTATATTACTTGCCAACCATTTTGGAGAAAAGAA ATGGAAATAATGGCAGACTCTAAAATGAAGGCAGAAATTCAAGCTTTGACCTTCCTATCATCAGATTATCTTTCCAGAGTGTACTTACCCAACAAATTAAAATTTGGAGgatggatataa
- the LOC115844482 gene encoding meiotic recombination protein SPO11 isoform X1, whose protein sequence is MAFAPRGPEASFFQVLDQHRASLLAALRKGGGEPAGGGTRLATSSEVLAAIENVIQDIITSLARNEAPAFTIDNRSSWENIKFEDSVGLHMVSHCTTRKIKSDSPKSVKTFALILKILSMIYKLVQSNTYATKRDIYYTDSQLFGNQTVVDNIINDISCMLKVPRRSLHILSTSKGLIAGDLRYIEEDGTKVNCACATAVAVPSNIQGIQNLITDAKFLLIVEKDATFQRLLDDSFCTKMSPCIMVTGKGVPDLNTRLLVKKLWDTFHIPIFTLVDADPHGIEIMCIYKYGSMAMSFEAHNLTVPAIRWLGLLPSDIKRLNIPKGTLIPLTKQDQMKLDSVLKRPYITCQPFWRKEMEIMADSKMKAEIQALTFLSSDYLSRVYLPNKLKFGGWI, encoded by the exons ATGGCCTTTGCACCCAGAGGTCCTGAGGCCTCGTTCTTCCAGGTTTTGGaccagcacagggcttccctgctggccgCCCTGAGGAAAGGCGGCGGGGAGCCCGCTGGCGGGGGGACGCGCCTGGCCACTAG TTCTGAGGTTCTTGCAGCTATAGAAAATGTTATCCAAGACATAATCACAAGCTTGGCAAGAAATGAAGCACCTGCATTCACAATAGACAACAGATCAAGCTGGGAAAATATAAA GTTTGAAGATTCTGTGGGTCTTcacatggtatctcattgtacCACAAGAAAAATCAAAAGTGATTCACCAAAATCAGTTAAAACTTTTG CGctaattcttaaaatattgtcCATGATTTATAAATTAGTACAGAGCAACACTTACGCAACCAAACG agACATATATTACACCGACAGCCAACTCTTTGGTAACCAGACTGTTGTGGACAATATTATCAATGATATTTCCTGTATGTTAAAAGTGCCAAGGAGAAGTCTGCATATA ttatctACATCAAAAGGTTTAATTGCTGGCGATTTAAGGTATATCGAGGAAGACGGCACCAAGGTGAATTGTGCATGTGCAACA GCTGTTGCTGTGCCATCTAATATTCAAGGAATTCAGA ATTTAATTACAGATGCAAAATTTCTATTAATTGTAGAAAAAGATGCGACATTTCAGCGGCTCCTAGATGACAGTTTTTGCACCAAAATGTCTCCGTGCATCATGGTTACG GGAAAGGGAGTACCTGATCTGAACACAAGACTTTTAGTCAAGAAGCTGTGGGATACATTTCACATTCCTATTTTCACTCTTGTAGATGCTGATCCACATG GCATAGAAATAATGTGTATCTATAAGTATGGATCTATG GCTATGTCTTTTGAAGCCCATAATCTCACAGTTCCAGCTATTAGATGGCTTGGTCTCCTCCCTTCTGATATCAAAAG attaaaTATACCTAAAGGTACTTTAATTCCACTGACTAAACAGGACCAAATGAAACTTGACAGTGTCCTGAAGAGACCTTATATTACTTGCCAACCATTTTGGAGAAAAGAA ATGGAAATAATGGCAGACTCTAAAATGAAGGCAGAAATTCAAGCTTTGACCTTCCTATCATCAGATTATCTTTCCAGAGTGTACTTACCCAACAAATTAAAATTTGGAGgatggatataa